The nucleotide sequence GCTACGCGAACTCGTCCATCCCGCTCGACATGTACGTGCTCGACAGCTGCCCCGCCTCGGGCGCGTCGATCACCAGCTGCACGGGCGCGCTCAACGGCTTCGACGGCGACTCCGCCACCGCGAGCCTCACCGCCGGGCACACCTACGCGGTCGTCGTCGAGGCCAGCCCGGATGTGCCCGCTGCGGGCACCAGCTTCAACCTCACCGCGTACGGTATCCCCCCGCCGTCCAACGACAGCTGCGCCTCGCCGACCGTGCTCCCGGAAGGCTCCGCCGGCCTCACCCACCAGACCATCTACGGCGCTGGGAACGACTACGCGCCGAGCGCGAGCGCCTCGAACTGCACCGGCGCCGACGAGAGCTCGCCGGACGTCGTGTACAGCTTCACGCCCAGCCAGACCGGCCAGTACGCGATCCAGGTGCTCGGTACCGACCAGGGCAGCTCGGCGCAGCTCGACTTCTACGTGCTCGACGGCTGCCCGGCCGCGGGCAGCGCCGTGACCTCGTGCGAGGCGGGCGTCCGCGGCGCCTCGAACAACTACCTGGTCGCGAACCTCACCGCGAACCAGCCGTACGCCATCGTGGTGGAGGAGCCGCAGTTCGCCAGCGCGTTCCTCAGCTTCACCCTCACCGCGCAGCCCTTCTCCCCTCCGGTGAACGACACCTGCGCCAACGCGCTCACGCTCAACCCCGGCCCCACGGGCGTGAGCGGCAGCTACCTCGACGCGCAGAACGACTACTCGCCGAACTTCAACTCGAGCCAATGCACCGGCCAGACCGAGTCGGGGCCTGACCTGGTGTACGCGTTCACGCCGCCGGAGTCCGGCAACTGGACGCTCACCCTCACGCCCAGCTCCAGCGCCGACAACGTGGCGCTCTACGTCCTCGACAGCTGCCCGACGAGCAACAGCATCACCCAGTGCCTGGGCGGCAAGGACAGCGCCGGGGTCGGCGTGTCGGAGGTCCTCAACATCAGCCTCAACGCAGGCACGACCTACGACATCGTCGTCGACAGCTACTCCAGCACGGCCTCGGGCGGCTTCACCCTCACCGCCACCGGCCACGGCGGCTCGTTCAGCGACGACTGCATCTCCGTGGATCCCGACGGCGGCTCCGACGTGCCGCTCGCCTCGCTCGCAGACGGCGGCCTCGCTGCGTCGATGGCCGTGAGCACCGTGGGCTACTCGGACGACTCGGCGTCGGCGGCGAGCGGGCTCTGCGAGACTGCCGGCCTCAACGGCGGCGACCGCGTCTTCCACATCTCCCTGCCGCAGGCGGTGCCGTCGCTCACCGCGAGCGTCACGCCGGATCCGGACGGCGGCTTCGAGCCGGTCATCTACCTGCGCTCCGGCCCGTGCACCGACTCCGACCTGGGCATCGACGGCGGCGCCGGCACCGAGCTCGCCTGCGGCCTCACCTTCGCCGGCGCGCCCGCCATCTTCACCACCGGCCCGCTCGACGCCGGCGACTACTTCCTCTGGGTGGACTCGCTCTACCTCGGCGAAGGCTCGGGCACGCTCAGCGTCACGGTGCCGTAGGCCGCGCGTCACTCGCACTACGGCTGACGGTTTCCTGCAGTCAGCTTCTTACAGCCGCAAATCCCTTGGAGCGTGCGGATCGTCCTGTGGCAAGCTCTTTGGACTCATTTTCGAATCCATTTTCGGAATCCAAAGGGACCCGCATGCTCCGCCTTTCGCTCACTGGATGTCTCGCCGCGCTGGCCCTGGGCCTGTTCGCATGCAGTGGCTCCAGCAGCAGCACCACGGCCACCAGCACCACCACCGGCACCACGTCGACGCACGGCGGCAACACCTCCGGCAACACCGCGGGCTCGTCGACGACCGGCTCGAGCAATGGCGGCACCACCGGCCTCAGCGGCGGCAGCACCAACGCTGCGGGCTCGACTGGCACGACCGCGACGAACGGCTCCAACGGGACCGCGGGCAGCAACGGCAGCACCGCCACCAACGGCAGCGGCAGCGGCTCGGGCGGCACCACCGGCTCGCTGGCTGGCGTGTGCGAGTTCTGCCAGCAGAACAGCGACTGCGACACCGGCCTCTGCGACACCAACGCCCAGGTCTGCCAGATCACCAACTGCGCGGGCTCGAGCAACGCGTGCATCACGTTCGGCGGCACCTGCGCGTCCGACGGCAGCTGCCAGTGCTTCCCGCCCGCGGCCATCTGCGAGTCCTGCTTCGCGGACACCGACTGCGCCTCGGGCCACTGCGACGCCACCAACGGGGTCTGCACCACCGCCACCTGCACCGGCGCCGACGCCACGGCCTGCACCGCCGCGGGCGGCAACTGCAGCGGCTCGCAGTGCACCTGTCCCACGGCGTACCTCTGCGACAACTGCTCCACCGACGCGGACTGCGTGACGGGCCTCTGCAACCCCACCAGCCACCAGTGCGACGTCGTGAACTGCTTCGCCTCCGACGGCGGCGACTCGGACTGCACGAGCGCGGGCGGCACCTGCACCGCGGGCGGCAACTGCACCTGCCCGGCGCCGGTGCTCTCGGGGATCTGCGGCGGCTGCAGCCGCGACAGCGACTGCAATGCGGGCCTGTTCTGCGACACCACCAACTTCTCCTGCAATGCGTTGGGCTGCTCGGGCAGCAGCGCGGCGTGCACAGGAGCAGGCTTCACCTGCGGCGGCACCACCAACCTGCCGGACGGCGGAAGCTCGACGGACGGCTGCAACTGCCTCGCCGGCCGCATCTGCGACTTCTGCACCACGAACACGGACTGCGTGAGCGGCCTGTGCGACCTCGACGGCGGCGGCCGCTGCCAGACCACGAGCTGCAGCACCGACACCACCTGCGTGAACCTCGGCCACGTCTGCAACGCGACCAACAACAGCTGCAACTGCGACGCGCTGCCGGTCTGCGACTTTTGCCAGGCGGACAGCGACTGCGCGAGCGGCGCCTGCGACACCACGGACAATGTCTGCCAGCCGGCCGCGGGTGCCGGCTGCGGCACCAACTGCACCGACGTGGGCGGCACGTGTGGCGCCGACGGCGGTTGCATCTGCTTCCCCTAGGTCGCCGAGATCTCCAGCCAGAGCTCGCGCGCCTGTCCGGGCGCGAGCTCCAGCAGGCCGTCGCCCGTGTTCAGGGCGTCGCCGGGGCTCGTCCAGGGCTCGAGGCAGATGAAGTCCTTGCCGGGCAAGCTCCAGACGACCCAGCGCGTGAACTCGGGCGAGCCCGCGAGCGCGATGGTGCCCGCGGGCAGCTCCAGCCTCGCGGCGCTCGTTCCGTGGTCGCGCAGGTGCAGGTCGACTTCACCCGCAGTGAAGTCGATGCCTGAGTAGGGCAGCTCCTTCTTCTGCACGTTGTCCCAGACACGCGTGGCCTTCGTGGGCACGCGCGCGCGTCCCTTTTCGGCCTGGGGCACGGCGAAGTACGGATGGAACCCGTAGCCGAACGGCAGCGGCTCCGAGCCGCTGTTCTGCACGGCGATGTCGATGCGCAGCGTCGACGCGCGCAGCGAGAAGCGCAGCGTGCTCCGGAACGGCCACGGAAACTGAGCGAGCGTGTCGGCGTCGTCGCGCAGCTCGAGCGTCAGCTCTGCGGCGCTCCCATTGCCGCGCGACGTCTCGCGCCACACCCGATTGCGCCCGAAGCCGTGCTGCTTCATCGAGCCCCGCTTGCCCGCGCGCGCCCACGCATCGTTCGCGAGCTTGCCCGGACCGGGAAAGAGCACCGGGATTCCGCCGCGCACGTTGGCCTTCGCGTCGAGGAGCGTGGCTTCGTCGAGGTAGAGCCACTCGCGCCCACGCGTGAAGAGCGAGGTGCAGATCGCCCCGCGCGACGGCGCAACCTCGGCGCGGCTCCCTGTCGTGGAATCTTCGAGCACCACGCGCGGCATGGCGCCCGTGCGGTCGCTGACGCTAAACATGGCCACCTCCCCGCGCCGCATGGTACCTGAGCGCCCGGAGCGAGGAGTGCCCGTGAAGCCACAGGCCGCGCGCTATGCCGTCATCGGCGATCCCGTGGAGCACTCGCTCTCGCCGCGGCTCTTTGGCCTGCTCTTCGAGCAGCTCAAGCTCAACGCCAACTACCGCGCCGAGCGCGTGCCGACGGATCAGCTGGGCGCGTTCTTGAAGCGCGTGCGCGCGGGCGAGTTCCAGGGCCTCTCGGTCACGCTGCCGCACAAGGTGACCATCACCAGCCTCTTGGACGGACTCGAGCAGCAAGCCGTGCGCATCGGCGCCGTGAACTGCGTGCGTGTCGAGGGGAAGAAGCTCTTCGGCCACAACACCGATCTCGGCGGCCTGGTGCGCACCCTGCACCACCACCTCGGCGGACATCCCACCCGCAAGAAGGTGCTCATCCTCGGTGCAGGCGGCGCCGCGCGGGCCGCAGCGGTGGCGATGGGCTCGCTGAGCGCGGCGGAGATCGTCATCGCGAATCGAACGCTCGCGCGCGCGAAGTCGGTCGCCGAGCTCGTCGACCACGGGCAGGCCCTGCCGCTCGACAACGATCTCCGCACCGCCTGCGCAAAGGCCGACGTGATCATCAACGCGACCAGCGTGGGCCTGCTGTCACGCGCGGACCCGCTGCCCGAGACGTGCGCGCTCCGGTCGCACCAGGTGGTGCTGGATCTCGTCTATCGCCCGCTGGAGACCGCGCTGATGCGGCGTGCGCGCGAGAGCGGCTGCACCGTCATCGACGGGCTCTGGGTGCTCGTGTACCAGGCGCTGTTCCAGCTCGCGCTCTGGGAAGGCCGCGACGTCGAGGCGGTGCAGGCCGAGGCGCTGCACGCCGCGCTGGCTCCGGAGGCGCGATGAGCCGCGTGCGCTGGCTCACCGCAGGAGAGAGCCATGGGCCCGCGCTCACGGCCATCGTCGAGGGACTGCCCGCGGGCTTGTGGCTGACCGCGGAGGACATCGATCGCGAGCTCGCGCGCCGCCAGCACGGCCACGGCCGCGGCGGGCGCATGAAGATCGAGCGCGATCAGGTCGAGCTGCTGGGCGGCATCCGGTTTGGGAAGACGCTGGGCTCGCCGATTTCGATGCTCATTCGCAACCGCGACTTCGCGAGCTGGACCGAGCGCATGCAGGCCGCGCCGGGCGGGCCGGACGCGAAGCCCGTGCACGTGCCGCGACCGGGGCACGCGGATCTCGCGGGCGGCTTGAAGTACGGCCACACGGGCGATCTGCGAAATGTCCTCGAGCGCGCGAGCGCCCGCGAGACGGCCGCGCGCGTGGCTGCAGGCGCAGTCGCCAAGGCGCTCCTGCGCGAGCTCGGAATCCGCATCGGCAGCTGGGTGCGCCAAATTGGAACAGCGAAGGCCACGAGCGCGTCCGAGGTTCAGCCCGAGCTCTTCCGCCGCGACGCCGAGGCGGTCGCACGTCTGGCCGACGCGAGCCCGGTGCGCGCGCTCGACGACCTCTCGTCCGCGAAGCTCGTGGAAGCCATCGACGCCGCGCGCGCCAAGCGCGACACCGTGGGCGGCATCATCGAAGTCGCGGCGACGGGAATGCCGGTCGGGCTCGGTGCGCACGTGCAGCACGATCGCAAGCTCGACGGCCGGATCGCGCAGGCCATGCTCAGCATCCCCGCGATGAAGGCCGTGGAGCTCGGCGACGGCTGGTCGGCCGCGGGTCGCTACGGCAGCGAGGTGCACGACGCGATTCATCTGCGCAGCGGTCGGCTCGTGCGCGAGAGCAACCGCGCGGGCGGGCTCGAGGGCGGGATGACGAATGGCGAGCCGCTCGTGGTCCGCGTGGCCATGAAGCCCATCGCCACTGTGCCCGAGGCGCTGCCGTCGGTGAACGTTCAATCGCTCGAGGCCACGCACGCGCACGTGGAGCGCTCGGACACCTGCGCGGTTCCTGCAGCGGGCGTGGTGGCCGAGGCGATGCTCGCGTTGGTGCTCGCGGATGCGGTGCTCGAGGCGCTCGGCGGCGACTCCATGGATTCGCTGCGTGCGCCGTTCGCGAGGCTGCGATTGGCGACGTGCGCGGATATCGGCCACCGCTTCCTCATCGGGCCGATGGGCGCGGGAAAGACGTCTGTCGGTTTGCTCCTCGCGAGGCAGCTTGGCCTGCCCTTCGTCGATCTCGACGCGCGCATCGAAGCCGAAGCGGGCACGTCGATCGCCACGTTGTTCGCGCGGGATGGCGAGGCTGCGTTCCGTGAGCGCGAGGCGAGGGAGCTCGCCAAGGTCGCGCGCGAGAAGCCGGCGGTCGTCGCGCTGGGTGGCGGCGCGGCGCTCACCGAGGACGCATGGCTCACGCTGCGTGAGTCGGGCGCGACGCTGCACCTGCACGCGCCTGCGCACGAACTGCTGAAGCGCATCGGCGATCCGTCTGCGCGGCCGATGCTCGCGGGCGGCGATCCGCTCGCGCGCCTCAACGCTCTCGCGGCTGAGCGCGAGCGCTGGTACGCGCGCGCGGATCTGCACCTCGATACGACCGGGCTCTCGCCCGAGCTCGCGGCCGGTGCAGCAGTTGGGCTCTTCCGTTCAATCGAAGGGCCGCTGGTGAAGCGCCATGGCTGAGCTGCGTGTCCGCTCGGGCGCCGGCGACTACGACGTGCTCGTCGGGCCGGGCGTTCGCGCGCAGCTCGCGACGCGGCTCGCCCAGCGAAACTTCTTGGTTACAGACGAGAACGTCACGCGGCACTGGGGCGACGCGTTTGAAGCGCTGCTGAAGCCGGTCGCGAAGCTCGTGTTGCCCGCTGGTGAAGCGTCGAAATCGCTGGCGACGGCCGAGCGCATCTGGCGCTGGCTCGCGAACGCGAAGGCCACGCGCGCGGACACGCTGGTCGCACTCGGCGGCGGTGTGGTGGGCGATGTGGCTGGCTTCGCAGCGTCGACGTTTCATCGCGGCGTGCCGCTCGTGCACGTGCCCACCACGCTCCTCGCGCAGGTCGACTCGAGCATCGGCGGCAAGGTGGCGATCGATCTGCCCGAGGGCAAGAACCTGGTCGGCGCGTTTCATGCGCCGACGCTCGTCATCGCCGACACGGAAACGCTCGCGACGCTGCCCGAGCGCGAGCTGTGGAATGGGCTGGCAGAGCTGGTGAAGACCGCGCTCATCGGCGACGCGCCCCTCTTCGCCGAGCTCGAGCGCGAGCTCGCCGCGACGCCCGAGCGCATCGCGAAGGCCGCGCAGATCAAGGCCGAGATCGTCTCGCGCGACGAACACGATCGCGGCGAGCGGATGCACCTCAACTTCGGGCACACGTTCGGACACGCGCTCGAAGCGGCGACGGGTTACGGGCCGCTGTTGCACGGCGAAGCGATCGTCCTCGGCATGCGGCTCGCGACAGCGCTGTCGGCGCAGCGTGGGTTCGCCGATGCCAAGCGCGTGGATGCGTTGCTCGCGCGCTTCAAGCTGCCGCACCTGAATGCCTCGCTCGACGACGTCCTCGCCGCGATGAAGCTCGACAAGAAGGGCTCGCGGTTCATCCTGCTCGAGTCGATCGGCAAGGCGCGCATTGTGGATGACATCGATCTCGGCGCGATTCGCGAGCTCGCCGAGCCGCTCCTGGAGTCGCTGCGATGAACATCCTCGTGCTGCACGGCCCGAACCTGAACCTGCTCGGCGAGCGCCAGCCCGAGATCTACGGAACGACCACGCTGTTGCAGCTCAACGAGCTCATCGAGAAGCGCGCCATCGAGCTCGGCGCGAGCGTGCGCATCTTCCAGAGCAACCACGAGGGCGCGCTCATCGATCGGCTGCACGAGGAGCGCCGCTGGATGAACGCGCTCATCATCAATCCCGGCGCGCTCACGCACTACTCGTACGCGCTGCGCGACGCGATCGCCGCGGTGAGCACGCGCGCCATCGAAGTGCACCTCTCCGACATCACCCAGCGCGAGGCGTGGCGCCGCGTCAGCGTGATCGCCGATGTCTGCGAGGCGCAGGTGATGGGCTTGGGTCCGCGCGGCTACATCGAGGCGCTGAACCGACTGACACAGAAGCGTTAAGCCTGCTTCTCGACCTTGACCAGGTGGCGGCCAATCAAGAGCTGATCGCCGTGCTCCACGACCGTCGGCTGCATGAGCCGGAAGAACGTGCCGTTGCTGGAGCCGAGGTCCTTCACCGAGAGCCGGCCGTTCTTGAAGAGAAACGTGGCGTGGCGCCCGGAGACGAAGCCGTCGCCGGGGAAGACGATGTCGCCGAGCTCGCGGCCGAGGGCCACCTCGCCGTCCTTGATGGGGAACACGTCGCCGCGGCGGCCGCCCTCGTAGATCTGCACCAGGCGCGCCTTGTAGCCCGGGTCCTTGCTGCCCCAGACGCCCGGCTGCGCGGCCGGGAGCGCCTCGATGAGCAAGCGCTGGCGGCCCACGCGGAGCTCGTTGCCCGGCACCAGGTCGCGGTCGGCCTGCACCTTGAGGCGAATGAAGACGCCGTTGCCCGAGCCCACGTCATCGACGGTGAGCTTGCCGCTGCTGATGGTGAAGCGGGCCTGCACCGGCGCGAGGAAGGGATCGTCGGGCGGCATGATGTCCGCCTTGGAGCCGAGCGTCATCTGGTCGCGCACGAACGGGACCATGGTCTCCGGCCCGCCGTCGAAGCGAACGACGCGCAACATGGTCTTGTTGTCAGGCATCTTCGGCACCCCAGGGGCGTAGAAAACCCGCGGCTGCCGGGGCTGTCAAGCGACTGCGAACTTTCGCGCCAAAACTGGAAATTGGAATCCGCCGATGGAGGGTCGCGTTTCTGCGCGCCCAAGCAGGCGAGCGCCTTGTCCAAGACGCTGGCTTGGTGCGTCATTGGGAAGTAGTGTCCGACCGCGTTTGGCTAGAGAAGTTGGAGGCTGGAAATCATGGCAGTGCCGTTCATCTCGCAGGTGAAGCGCACCCACCGC is from Deltaproteobacteria bacterium and encodes:
- the aroB gene encoding 3-dehydroquinate synthase, translating into MAELRVRSGAGDYDVLVGPGVRAQLATRLAQRNFLVTDENVTRHWGDAFEALLKPVAKLVLPAGEASKSLATAERIWRWLANAKATRADTLVALGGGVVGDVAGFAASTFHRGVPLVHVPTTLLAQVDSSIGGKVAIDLPEGKNLVGAFHAPTLVIADTETLATLPERELWNGLAELVKTALIGDAPLFAELERELAATPERIAKAAQIKAEIVSRDEHDRGERMHLNFGHTFGHALEAATGYGPLLHGEAIVLGMRLATALSAQRGFADAKRVDALLARFKLPHLNASLDDVLAAMKLDKKGSRFILLESIGKARIVDDIDLGAIRELAEPLLESLR
- a CDS encoding galactose mutarotase, which gives rise to MFSVSDRTGAMPRVVLEDSTTGSRAEVAPSRGAICTSLFTRGREWLYLDEATLLDAKANVRGGIPVLFPGPGKLANDAWARAGKRGSMKQHGFGRNRVWRETSRGNGSAAELTLELRDDADTLAQFPWPFRSTLRFSLRASTLRIDIAVQNSGSEPLPFGYGFHPYFAVPQAEKGRARVPTKATRVWDNVQKKELPYSGIDFTAGEVDLHLRDHGTSAARLELPAGTIALAGSPEFTRWVVWSLPGKDFICLEPWTSPGDALNTGDGLLELAPGQARELWLEISAT
- the aroE gene encoding shikimate dehydrogenase; this translates as MKPQAARYAVIGDPVEHSLSPRLFGLLFEQLKLNANYRAERVPTDQLGAFLKRVRAGEFQGLSVTLPHKVTITSLLDGLEQQAVRIGAVNCVRVEGKKLFGHNTDLGGLVRTLHHHLGGHPTRKKVLILGAGGAARAAAVAMGSLSAAEIVIANRTLARAKSVAELVDHGQALPLDNDLRTACAKADVIINATSVGLLSRADPLPETCALRSHQVVLDLVYRPLETALMRRARESGCTVIDGLWVLVYQALFQLALWEGRDVEAVQAEALHAALAPEAR
- the aroQ gene encoding type II 3-dehydroquinate dehydratase translates to MNILVLHGPNLNLLGERQPEIYGTTTLLQLNELIEKRAIELGASVRIFQSNHEGALIDRLHEERRWMNALIINPGALTHYSYALRDAIAAVSTRAIEVHLSDITQREAWRRVSVIADVCEAQVMGLGPRGYIEALNRLTQKR
- a CDS encoding FHA domain-containing protein, translating into MPDNKTMLRVVRFDGGPETMVPFVRDQMTLGSKADIMPPDDPFLAPVQARFTISSGKLTVDDVGSGNGVFIRLKVQADRDLVPGNELRVGRQRLLIEALPAAQPGVWGSKDPGYKARLVQIYEGGRRGDVFPIKDGEVALGRELGDIVFPGDGFVSGRHATFLFKNGRLSVKDLGSSNGTFFRLMQPTVVEHGDQLLIGRHLVKVEKQA
- the aroC gene encoding chorismate synthase, with the protein product MSRVRWLTAGESHGPALTAIVEGLPAGLWLTAEDIDRELARRQHGHGRGGRMKIERDQVELLGGIRFGKTLGSPISMLIRNRDFASWTERMQAAPGGPDAKPVHVPRPGHADLAGGLKYGHTGDLRNVLERASARETAARVAAGAVAKALLRELGIRIGSWVRQIGTAKATSASEVQPELFRRDAEAVARLADASPVRALDDLSSAKLVEAIDAARAKRDTVGGIIEVAATGMPVGLGAHVQHDRKLDGRIAQAMLSIPAMKAVELGDGWSAAGRYGSEVHDAIHLRSGRLVRESNRAGGLEGGMTNGEPLVVRVAMKPIATVPEALPSVNVQSLEATHAHVERSDTCAVPAAGVVAEAMLALVLADAVLEALGGDSMDSLRAPFARLRLATCADIGHRFLIGPMGAGKTSVGLLLARQLGLPFVDLDARIEAEAGTSIATLFARDGEAAFREREARELAKVAREKPAVVALGGGAALTEDAWLTLRESGATLHLHAPAHELLKRIGDPSARPMLAGGDPLARLNALAAERERWYARADLHLDTTGLSPELAAGAAVGLFRSIEGPLVKRHG